A genomic window from Silene latifolia isolate original U9 population chromosome 11, ASM4854445v1, whole genome shotgun sequence includes:
- the LOC141610711 gene encoding peroxidase 5-like: protein MNSKMQRNCSIALLVLLSIFSCFEAQLQVGFYSKTCPSAETIVKQQVTKAFGSSPGIAPGLVRMHFHDCFIHGCDGSVLIDSTPGNQAEKDSIVNNPSLRGFEVIDAAKAALEAQCKGIVSCADILAFAARDSIALVKGPAYSVPSGRKDGRISKSSEVLANIPSPANNVGQLTNLFTSKGLTQDEMVTLSGAHTIGVSHCTILTNVDDRIYNFNGTNKPDPALNPSYVPQLQAACPKASTSTSSVVNMDPVTPTVFDNKYYSSVLVNKGLFTSDWTLRTNPATAAGLSANANNQAQWVNKFKAAIVKMGSIPLDAGAVGEIRTNCRVIN, encoded by the exons ATGAAttcaaaaatgcaaagaaatTGTTCTATTGCTCTTCTTGTTTTGCTTTCAATTTTCTCTTGTTTTGAAGCACAACTTCAAGTAGGTTTCTATAGCAAAACATGTCCATCAGCTGAAACCATTGTTAAACAACAAGTTACCAAAGCATTTGGGTCGAGTCCTGGCATCGCCCCTGGTCTTGTTCGAATGCACTTTCATGACTGCTTTATTCAT gGTTGTGATGGTTCAGTTCTCATAGACTCGACTCCTGGTAACCAAGCGGAAAAAGATTCCATAGTTAACAACCCTAGTCTAAGAGGGTTTGAAGTGATCGACGCTGCAAAGGCTGCCCTTGAAGCGCAATGCAAAGGGATCGTTTCATGTGCTGATATATTAGCTTTTGCTGCTAGAGACAGTATTGCTTTG GTTAAAGGTCCAGCTTATTCCGTTCCATCTGGTAGAAAGGATGGTAGAATTTCTAAATCTTCAGAGGTGTTGGCAAACATTCCTTCACCTGCAAATAATGTTGGTCAACTTACCAATCTTTTCACGTCCAAAGGACTTACTCAGGATGAAATGGTCACTCTTTCAG GAGCACATACCATAGGAGTGTCACATTGCACAATACTGACAAATGTCGATGATAGAATTTACAACTTCAACGGGACCAACAAACCCGACCCAGCCTTAAACCCGAGCTACGTCCCACAACTTCAAGCCGCGTGCCCCAAAGCAAGTACGTCTACATCGTCAGTTGTCAACATGGATCCGGTCACCCCAACTGTCTTTGATAATAAATACTACTCAAGTGTACTAGTTAACAAAGGGTTGTTCACCTCGGACTGGACCCTCAGAACCAACCCCGCCACGGCCGCCGGTTTAAGCGCCAATGCCAATAACCAAGCTCAATGGGTCAATAAATTTAAGGCTGCAATTGTTAAAATGGGTAGCATTCCACTAGATGCTGGTGCTGTTGGTGAAATCAGGACAAATTGTAGGGTCATCAATTAA